Sequence from the Equus przewalskii isolate Varuska chromosome 11, EquPr2, whole genome shotgun sequence genome:
gacgggcatagacgttagctcaggaccagtcttcctcagcaaaaagaggaggattggcagcagatgttagctcagggctgatcttcctcaataaatgaatgaatgcataaataaataatctgataACCTTGCTGGGCTCCTCTATTCCATATTGGCATGTAGCAAGCTGAGGAAAGCTTGCACTCACTTTGCTGAACTGATGAGGCTTATGCTGAAGGTACATGAAAATGTCAGGCCCATAGGCTTCTAGGGTCTGTGACTCAGGACAGAACCAGAATCCAGACACTGacagttatttatttatctttattgtttctccttttatcaAAACCTTTCACAGCTGGGGGCCAAGAGGAAGTAAAAAAATTCCCAGGAATATTCCCCCTGGTTGCCAGTTaatctcccccccaccccccgccccccacccaggGCTTCAAGCCAACCCTGGGCACACATGATCatctcccccaccctcagccttCTCCCAGCAATAAATACAGGTGACCGTGATTCGATGAAACCACAACTGATTTCTCCATCTTGAATGCCCCTCAAGGGGACAAAAAGGGGGCAAAAGAAGTTTAATGCCTATCCCCTCTTAAGGAGGAATGGAAACTTCTTTCCCCCAAGGGACACGGGAGGTAGAAGTGCCCCTGTCAGAACTGCAGCAGCTCtagaaggaagtgaggagaggAAAGGTTGGGACAAGAGGGAAGAGGCTGTTCTCCAGCAACCTCCATGGATAAGGGATCCATTCATCCCTTATCAGGTAAGGGGTGGTCCCAGTGTATCAGTGGGGTGTAAAAAGGGGAGGGTTGACAGAGAAGAGccaggaggaagaaatgaaagagcagtttggtggggagggaagggcaagagaaaaaagagccCTAAAGCTCACTGCCCTCATCTTCTTCCAAGAAATGACATCAGCATACAAGAGGCATTAAGTGGAAAAGATCTGGAGGAGACTCAGGGCCCctaaaagaagggagaagggaaagcaagGGCCCTGTGGTCTGCAGGTCTTCACAGGCGGATGTGCTCCAGTTAGAGCAACAGTGTTGGTGGATGAACGGAGACTTGGTGTCAAAGGGGTGGGAGAGGTCAGGAGATCACGGAGGAATTCAGAGCTCAGGGACAGCCCTCTCATCCTGCCCAGATGTTGACAGAATCTGAGTCTTGGGATGGGAAAGGTGAAGTCTCGGGGGGTCAAACtccaaggcagaaggaagagtaaCTCTCATCATCACCAtagcacctcccacccccacaacaTCCCTTGGGTTATTGCAGGTGAATACTCCAGTCGGATGCTACGTTGACACCAGGCTTGCGCAGGATCAACACAGAGGTCTCAGGGTCATGCTGGAAGGACAGCCGGGTTTCAGGAGATCCTggtggaagaagaagaaagagtgcAAGTCATAGCAACATGCTATCTAGCATAACAACTACTTTCCTACAGGCAAGGtatccccagctctgccccagggtGGGGGCCAGATCACTCACTCACCTTTTGTCTGGAGTACCACGGCTGCTGGCTTTCCAGCCCCTATTATCACCACCCGCTCAATCCAGATTGGTGTCTCAAAGTGGCCTTTGGGGTCTGCTGAGCTGGAAGAAGCAAAAATTGATGCCCATCAGGGAGAAAGATgtcagagcagagggaaggagaccCAGAGCAAGGTACTGattcaagaaaagagaacagtGAGCTATGAGCATCCCGGAGGCCAAGGCTCCTCCAGAGGCTGCCAAGGAAGAATGGGCACCTCATTACCTGGAGACAAGGGTGTTGCCAGAGAATGAGAATCGACGCAGCAGGAACTCATTGTGAGTCTGATAGCTGAACGTGTGCCCATCATCTAGAAAGAGCTCTCCTTGGGCCGTACCCTGAGTAGGAAGTGAGATAGGTGAGAGCCTGAGCCCAAGAGGGAGTGAGGGGCACATCCCCAAGGGACAGAACCCTAGGAAAGTAGGCAGATGGTTGAGGAGGCTTCCTACCTATGCACTCACCTGTGGGCTGAGTGCAACAAAAAGAGTGATGGGGTCATCCTTCATACATTCTGAAGAACGCCGTACTCGCATCCATCGAGGCACAATTGTCCCTCCACGCTGGAACACGGGGATCTGGGGCAAGAGCAGTGCTGGGATGAAGTTGCCCCACTATCCAACCTTGGGTCCTGCAGCATCTTTCACTCTTGCCCATCTGTGCCCACTTAGGTACTGGACCCCAAATCacactctccctccccttctggaAACCTACAGGCAGATGAAGTTGGCAGCTGGGCCAGGCATACTCACAGTGCTTAGAGTTACAGGCAGGTATAGGGTCTGGGGACCATGATGCTTCTGGTAGCTCTCAATGTCATACCACACCTGTGAGTGGTAGGAGATATACTCATTCACTACACAGGGCCCcaattccatttctcttctttggcCTCCACCATCTTTCCCCACCATGCCCTTCCTTAACTCACCTCCCCTTCGCCAGGCAAATAGACCTGAACACCACGAGCCCCAGCGTCTGATACAGGGTGAACCAGCAACGCATCCCCTGAAACACACCAGAATCAACTCTGAACTGAGGAGATCAGTTTCCAGACAGGGAGCACCAGAGCACCCACTCCCCTTGTACTGCCAGCCTCACTCACTCCTCCCACAAGTGCTTACTTCTTCTCAGCCCTATCCCAACCCGCCACCAACTGTCCTCCCCATTTCTCACCAAGCAGAAACTGATCATCTATACTGAAGGTGGTCACatcctgaggaaaattcacccacAAGGGCCTAGGAAGGAAGCAAGACAAGAAAAGACGACACTTGCTGTATTGGCAAAAGTCAAAGATGCTAACCCCAGGAACTGGCAATAAGAATAACACAGGGGTAGAACCCAGGAGCTTACAGCCCAGTGGGGGCGGGCTTCAGGCCTCGGCTATGCAACCTAAACTTGGTCTAGTCGTTTAACTTCGTAACCCAACTTCCTGCCTCGTCCTCCCGTGCCCCTCTTGAAACTTTTCCTGCACAGCAGCCTTCCAGTGGCCACTTCAGTACCCTGGCCTGAAAGGCCCTCCAGGATCAGGTGGTATTTTCCTCTCCCACCTCATCTCCTACCTCTCCCTCTGGTTCCTTACCCCAAAGACACactgtttttttctattcctgGAACACGACAAACTCATTTCCACTTTTGAATTTTTGTACTTGCAGTCTCCTCTGCTTCGAACATTCTTCCGCTAGATCACAAGTCTCTCTTACTTATCAGTCAGCCTCAtctcacatggccttcttctcaAAAAGGCTGCTCGTGGAACCTAATTCTATGaccctcttctgtttttttcaaggAGCTTGTCAATGTtatcaattttcttatttatatatttgtttacatgTCCGACTTCCTCCTAAGAATGTAAGTTCCACAAGGGTAAGACATTTGTCTGCCTTGTTTGAGGCTCTGGGGACAGTGatgaacaatgcctggcatgtcatAAGGCCTCGATCGTGTTTACTCTTATTCATTTCCATTAGTCTCTTCTTACTTTGACCTTGAAATCAGATTTCCCTCCTTTACAAGGCTCTGTTGAGTGAAAAAGAGGCCCAGAGATAGAGCCCATTCCCTTCTGTCCCTCAGCCACCTCAGCCCACTCTAATGATAGGAATCTATCATTAGAATGCCTCACCTCATGACAGGAATCCCTTCACGATGGGCCTGATAGAAGAGAGTGTACCAGAAGGGCAGCAAGGAATACCGCTGGTTCAAGGCATCTCGGACCATGTCATGGTACTGAGAGGGTAAAAGCCATGGCTCTCGCCGCCCAGTGTCCAAGTGGGCATGTGCCCGGTAGAATGGCTGGTAGGCACCCATCTGGTACCAGCGCACAAGCAACTCTGGCTCTGGATTTTTGAAGAAGCCACCCACATCcgctgggagaggagaaggaggaaacaggTTGGAAAAGAGAGTGAAGGAGGGCAGCTGCCTAAGGAgctccccaaggccccacccTGGACTCTCAGCTCTTTTTCTTCATGCCCACGTCCTGTGCCCTCTACCTTGCCCCCTCTCACCAAACCAAGATTCCTCCCCCTCTCACCCCCACAGAAGGAAAGTCCCACCAGCCCCAAGCTGAGACACATAGGGATAGAGATCTTCAAATGGTCCCATTCAGCAGTGTTGTCCCCGGTCCACACGGCTCCTGAGGAAGACAAGAGGGGAGGAGCTTGCAAACAGTAAAAGGGCTCAGCCTTTTACATAACTGACCTCTCTGACCTGCCACATCTGCTCTGGGGCCCCCAAGGTGCTGCCAAAGATGAGAGAGTTCATAAGAGCACTTGAAGAGACCTCCCACTCCCTGGCTCCCCTTAGAGTGCACAGCTGGGAGGATGCAGCTGTGGCTCTAAGAGGATGGCTGTGTGAAGAGAATTTTCCAAGAACCAGGCCCAGGTCCACGGCTCATCTGATCTGGCCTTCACACCCTCTGCCACAGCTCTATTCTCCAAATCTTACCAAAGCGCTGGGAACCAGCGAAGAAAGCCCTGCTCAGGACAAAGGGGCGTTCTATGCCCCCGGAGCGCTGCACCAGCCCATCAGCAGTCGCCatgtgctgggtggggagaggagagaagaggggtaGTGAGGAGCAAAAGCCAGCCATCATCTGGTAAAAGATCCCCAGCCCTCAGTCTCTCCTCTCTCAGCCCCTTACCACATAGAAGCCATAGATGTTATGCACGTCCCGGTGTTCCCAGCCCCCGTAATGCTGGGCATCTTTGAGCATGGTGACCTCAGGACCATTGAACACAGACGGTTCATTCATGTCATTCCAGACATAAAGGTTGGGAGCTGAGCCCTGAGAACACAAGGCAGAAAATGCAGACAGAAGACAGAGGGGAGGAACACAACAAATGCAGACaaaggacagaagaaaggaagaaagcaaacagtGTCAGAGCAGAGAGCTCCTAGCAatccagaaaaacaaatttctcaaGGCCTTCCCAGAATTATCAAGGCATCAAGGCCCCGTGATACATTACAGGCAACCAACCATGGCAGGGTTGGCAGGCAGAGAATGATTGAATcaaggagcagggtgggaaaAGATAGAtatgggttgggggaggggctgcaatACCTCATAATTCTCAAAGCTGAACATGTTAGCCCACCAGGCCCTCATGGTGGGATCGGTGAAGTCAGGGTAACCGGCTGCGCCTAGGAGAAGTTACGGGTGGCTTTCAACCCCCAATGGGCAAAACAGCCACCATTCTACCTCCCTGGTCTCTGAATAGCCTCTCCCTCAATTCTGGGCCAACCTACCTGGCCAGCACCAGCCCTCGTAGTCAGAGCCATCCCGGGTTTTAACGTATAGACCCTGGTTCTGCAACTCTTCATGTACGCGGTAGCCAGAGACCACCTTGATGTGGGGGTCCACAATTGCCACCAGCTGGGGGCAAGAAATACGGGTGGTCAGAGGTCTCCAGGGCTAGGACGCCCGAGAAGACTAATGATGGCTGCAGTCCTCTTACCTTCCGCCTCTTGGAGGCCAAGTGCTCAAGCatggtgaggggctgggggaaaCGGCTGGGGTCCCACGTGAAGTAGCGCTTGCCATCCGCGTGCTCGATGTCTAGCCAGATGACATCGCAGGGCATGTTGTGATCGTCGAAGCCCTGATCGACTTCCAGCACATCGGCCTCATCTCGGTAGTTCCAGCGGCTCTGGTGGTAGCCGAGGGAGAAGAGCGGGGGCAATGCCTGGGTCCCTGTAGGTGCAGTGACGGACGGGGGTCACAATGGGGTGAGGCCCAACCTGAGGCAAATGAGGATGCCCAGAAATCAAGGGAGGCTTATAAACTAGAGGGAGGCTGAAGGGTACACGGCTAGAGAACAGGCCGAGGCCCAGACTTCTGAAAATGCAGTCACCCCTCTCTCAAGACAAGGGCCAGAAAAGGAGGCTGCTGGCCGACAGAGTCGGGACGCCATGTACCTGTGAGACTTGCATACTGCCGGAAGACATCAAAGACGGAGGGCCCAAGCAACAGGAAGACATCAATGATGCCACTCTCCGACATCCAGCGAACATCTGTCTGTGGGGTCTCCCCAGAGCCCTGCAGGTAGTCTAGCATCTTCCCAAACAGGGTCTGGAGAGAAAACCGGACAGAGGTCTGACGGCCACCCTCTCATTCTCCAATCCAAATACAAAGCAGCAGTGTTCTCCTCAGAGTCCTCAGACAGCTGGCTCCCAATGAATCACTCTCGGCTGAGactaaatgtcacctcttcagtgAGGCTTTCCCAGCCCCCACATCAGAAGCAACACTGCCTCCATCCCCACTGTGTGACCGTGGCACTTCTTTCTTAGCCCTTATCACGGAACTCATCTTGCCTACCTATTTAACGTCTGTCTTCCTCCCTGAGAATGAAGACCTTTCCTACTCAATGAGCAatatatccccagcacctagaaaaaGCATCTAGCATATAATGCATACTCAATAACAAATATAATGATAATGCAGAAAGGGCTATACCTTCCCCATGAGTTTGTCTTCTGAGagtgactggg
This genomic interval carries:
- the GANAB gene encoding neutral alpha-glucosidase AB isoform X2 — its product is MAAVAAVAARRRRSWTGLVLACLGVLLGISLAVDRSNFKTCEESSFCKRQRSVRPGLSPYRALLDSLQLGPDALTVHLMNEVTKVLLVLELQGLQKNMTRIRIDELEPRRPRYRVPDVLVADPPTARLSISGRDDNSVELTVAEGPYKIILTARPFRLDLLEDRSLLLSVNARGLLHFEHQRAPRVSQGSKDPAEGDGAQPEETPGDGDKPEETQGRADKDEPGAWEETFKTHSDSKPYGPMSVGLDFSLPGMEHVYGIPEHADSLRLKVTEGGEPYRLYNLDVFQYELYNPMALYGSVPVLLAHSPHRDLGIFWLNVAETWVDISSNTAGKTLFGKMLDYLQGSGETPQTDVRWMSESGIIDVFLLLGPSVFDVFRQYASLTGTQALPPLFSLGYHQSRWNYRDEADVLEVDQGFDDHNMPCDVIWLDIEHADGKRYFTWDPSRFPQPLTMLEHLASKRRKLVAIVDPHIKVVSGYRVHEELQNQGLYVKTRDGSDYEGWCWPGAAGYPDFTDPTMRAWWANMFSFENYEGSAPNLYVWNDMNEPSVFNGPEVTMLKDAQHYGGWEHRDVHNIYGFYVHMATADGLVQRSGGIERPFVLSRAFFAGSQRFGAVWTGDNTAEWDHLKISIPMCLSLGLVGLSFCGADVGGFFKNPEPELLVRWYQMGAYQPFYRAHAHLDTGRREPWLLPSQYHDMVRDALNQRYSLLPFWYTLFYQAHREGIPVMRPLWVNFPQDVTTFSIDDQFLLGDALLVHPVSDAGARGVQVYLPGEGEVWYDIESYQKHHGPQTLYLPVTLSTIPVFQRGGTIVPRWMRVRRSSECMKDDPITLFVALSPQGTAQGELFLDDGHTFSYQTHNEFLLRRFSFSGNTLVSSSADPKGHFETPIWIERVVIIGAGKPAAVVLQTKGSPETRLSFQHDPETSVLILRKPGVNVASDWSIHLQ
- the GANAB gene encoding neutral alpha-glucosidase AB isoform X1; amino-acid sequence: MAAVAAVAARRRRSWTGLVLACLGVLLGISLAVDRSNFKTCEESSFCKRQRSVRPGLSPYRALLDSLQLGPDALTVHLMNEVTKVLLVLELQGLQKNMTRIRIDELEPRRPRYRVPDVLVADPPTARLSISGRDDNSVELTVAEGPYKIILTARPFRLDLLEDRSLLLSVNARGLLHFEHQRAPRVSFSDKVSLTLGSIWDKIKNLFSRQGSKDPAEGDGAQPEETPGDGDKPEETQGRADKDEPGAWEETFKTHSDSKPYGPMSVGLDFSLPGMEHVYGIPEHADSLRLKVTEGGEPYRLYNLDVFQYELYNPMALYGSVPVLLAHSPHRDLGIFWLNVAETWVDISSNTAGKTLFGKMLDYLQGSGETPQTDVRWMSESGIIDVFLLLGPSVFDVFRQYASLTGTQALPPLFSLGYHQSRWNYRDEADVLEVDQGFDDHNMPCDVIWLDIEHADGKRYFTWDPSRFPQPLTMLEHLASKRRKLVAIVDPHIKVVSGYRVHEELQNQGLYVKTRDGSDYEGWCWPGAAGYPDFTDPTMRAWWANMFSFENYEGSAPNLYVWNDMNEPSVFNGPEVTMLKDAQHYGGWEHRDVHNIYGFYVHMATADGLVQRSGGIERPFVLSRAFFAGSQRFGAVWTGDNTAEWDHLKISIPMCLSLGLVGLSFCGADVGGFFKNPEPELLVRWYQMGAYQPFYRAHAHLDTGRREPWLLPSQYHDMVRDALNQRYSLLPFWYTLFYQAHREGIPVMRPLWVNFPQDVTTFSIDDQFLLGDALLVHPVSDAGARGVQVYLPGEGEVWYDIESYQKHHGPQTLYLPVTLSTIPVFQRGGTIVPRWMRVRRSSECMKDDPITLFVALSPQGTAQGELFLDDGHTFSYQTHNEFLLRRFSFSGNTLVSSSADPKGHFETPIWIERVVIIGAGKPAAVVLQTKGSPETRLSFQHDPETSVLILRKPGVNVASDWSIHLQ
- the GANAB gene encoding neutral alpha-glucosidase AB isoform X4; this translates as MNEVTKVLLVLELQGLQKNMTRIRIDELEPRRPRYRVPDVLVADPPTARLSISGRDDNSVELTVAEGPYKIILTARPFRLDLLEDRSLLLSVNARGLLHFEHQRAPRVSQGSKDPAEGDGAQPEETPGDGDKPEETQGRADKDEPGAWEETFKTHSDSKPYGPMSVGLDFSLPGMEHVYGIPEHADSLRLKVTEGGEPYRLYNLDVFQYELYNPMALYGSVPVLLAHSPHRDLGIFWLNVAETWVDISSNTAGKTLFGKMLDYLQGSGETPQTDVRWMSESGIIDVFLLLGPSVFDVFRQYASLTGTQALPPLFSLGYHQSRWNYRDEADVLEVDQGFDDHNMPCDVIWLDIEHADGKRYFTWDPSRFPQPLTMLEHLASKRRKLVAIVDPHIKVVSGYRVHEELQNQGLYVKTRDGSDYEGWCWPGAAGYPDFTDPTMRAWWANMFSFENYEGSAPNLYVWNDMNEPSVFNGPEVTMLKDAQHYGGWEHRDVHNIYGFYVHMATADGLVQRSGGIERPFVLSRAFFAGSQRFGAVWTGDNTAEWDHLKISIPMCLSLGLVGLSFCGADVGGFFKNPEPELLVRWYQMGAYQPFYRAHAHLDTGRREPWLLPSQYHDMVRDALNQRYSLLPFWYTLFYQAHREGIPVMRPLWVNFPQDVTTFSIDDQFLLGDALLVHPVSDAGARGVQVYLPGEGEVWYDIESYQKHHGPQTLYLPVTLSTIPVFQRGGTIVPRWMRVRRSSECMKDDPITLFVALSPQGTAQGELFLDDGHTFSYQTHNEFLLRRFSFSGNTLVSSSADPKGHFETPIWIERVVIIGAGKPAAVVLQTKGSPETRLSFQHDPETSVLILRKPGVNVASDWSIHLQ
- the GANAB gene encoding neutral alpha-glucosidase AB isoform X3 yields the protein MNEVTKVLLVLELQGLQKNMTRIRIDELEPRRPRYRVPDVLVADPPTARLSISGRDDNSVELTVAEGPYKIILTARPFRLDLLEDRSLLLSVNARGLLHFEHQRAPRVSFSDKVSLTLGSIWDKIKNLFSRQGSKDPAEGDGAQPEETPGDGDKPEETQGRADKDEPGAWEETFKTHSDSKPYGPMSVGLDFSLPGMEHVYGIPEHADSLRLKVTEGGEPYRLYNLDVFQYELYNPMALYGSVPVLLAHSPHRDLGIFWLNVAETWVDISSNTAGKTLFGKMLDYLQGSGETPQTDVRWMSESGIIDVFLLLGPSVFDVFRQYASLTGTQALPPLFSLGYHQSRWNYRDEADVLEVDQGFDDHNMPCDVIWLDIEHADGKRYFTWDPSRFPQPLTMLEHLASKRRKLVAIVDPHIKVVSGYRVHEELQNQGLYVKTRDGSDYEGWCWPGAAGYPDFTDPTMRAWWANMFSFENYEGSAPNLYVWNDMNEPSVFNGPEVTMLKDAQHYGGWEHRDVHNIYGFYVHMATADGLVQRSGGIERPFVLSRAFFAGSQRFGAVWTGDNTAEWDHLKISIPMCLSLGLVGLSFCGADVGGFFKNPEPELLVRWYQMGAYQPFYRAHAHLDTGRREPWLLPSQYHDMVRDALNQRYSLLPFWYTLFYQAHREGIPVMRPLWVNFPQDVTTFSIDDQFLLGDALLVHPVSDAGARGVQVYLPGEGEVWYDIESYQKHHGPQTLYLPVTLSTIPVFQRGGTIVPRWMRVRRSSECMKDDPITLFVALSPQGTAQGELFLDDGHTFSYQTHNEFLLRRFSFSGNTLVSSSADPKGHFETPIWIERVVIIGAGKPAAVVLQTKGSPETRLSFQHDPETSVLILRKPGVNVASDWSIHLQ